The nucleotide window AAGCTGTTACAACACGCCAGGCTACGTTTTCTAACGTGTTCCATTTGTGCCGTTTCACAGTATAATCAATGGATTTGCCTTACCACTCAAGGAAGAGCACAAGATTTTTCTGTTGAAGGTTCTATTGCCTCTGCACAAAGTGAAATCACTCAGTGTCTACCATCCACAGGTGAGTTTGTGGAACACAAACAAGTTTTGGGGAAGCTGTACAGCAAGGGGGACGTATAGCACATGAATGATTGACAAgtcagaaatatatacatacattctTGCCCAGACCTGCTTCGATTAGACTCCTCGTCTTCTCGTGAGCAGGTTTAGTCAAGAAATGGTGTTGCGTCACCTTCCGGTGTGGACGTGTCCCCCGCCCTGTGTTACTTTTCAACTTGCTTCTGGTAAATTCAAACATTTCTGACATTTTGTAATGGTTATTCTTGCAGCTGGCCTACTGCGTTGTGCAGTTTTTGGAAAAGGACAGCACTCTCACTGAGCCGGTATGTATATAAGAAATTATTAAagcattgtttttaaaatgagaatCTGGTGTCTGGTCttaaatttgtattttgtgGACCGCTTACCCTTCAAGCTGCTTTCCCCTCGTCCTACCTGAAGGGTCAATAACTACTATAATCTTCTCTGTCCGGGGTCCCAACAGGTGGTAATGGCTTTACTCAAGTACTGGCCAAAGACTCACAGTCCCAAGGAAGTGATGTTCCTCAACGAGCTGGAGGAGATCCTGGACGTCATCGAGCCCTCCGAGTTTGTCAAGGTGCAGGAGCCGCTCTTCAGGCAGCTGGCCAAGTGCGTGTCCAGCCCGCACTTCCAGGTAACCGAGAGGGCCGATCGCGACCGCCCCCTTCATGCCGTGGGAGACCGTTTCGGGTGGTTGTCGTCGACACCACCACGTGCCTGACCGAGGTGTTTTCCCCCGTAGGTGGCGGAGAGGGCTCTGTACTACTGGAACAACGAGTACATCATGAGTCTGATCAGCGACAACGCGGCCAAGATTCTGCCCATTATGTTCCCCGCTCTGTACCGCAACTCCAAGACCCACTGGAACAAGTAAGCTGCTTCCACACGGGGCCGAACTAATGTCCTCCAGAGCCGCGCACACGGCATGTAACACCCGTCCGACACGGCGGCTCACGTTAGTGATATCTCTCAAGTGTGTGTGGATATTTCAGCTCGGTCACACAACGGACTCTCCAGTGTAAAAAGTACCCTAGTATGTATCATAAGTTATTTATTAtacattttctaagaaaggctGTTTACCATAACCttgaatgaacaacaacaacaagaatttCCaattaccgtattttccgcactataaggcgcaccggattataaggcgcatgagatactgcagtcaaacgtttgccgtcggggcgggtggatgtgggccggtggagacggtgctttcagggtcccaTCGATGGTGCGTCCGttcccgccgccgcctcccctcgccatccacgccttagaTCTTCGGCTGCTATCCAGCCACGCCGCCGGCCAAGGGCCCCGCTAAGATGGTTCAgccactgtaaagaaaaggtcaccgtctctcgctctttaatcatGATGTGCTcagcaagaacgacagctttgtttctccgacgcgccctgaaacaatctcaatatctcacgcgcttcagcgcccgctcagcatctcgccgacgtagaccgagctttggcaagTTTGGCAGAGctccttgagcgccgtgtacaaccaatatggattaaccaattgatccatatgtATGGTGCTCTGGATTATAAGGCGTACTGACgatttttgaggaaattaaaggcttttaagtgcgccttggagtgcggaaaatacggtatgtTGAATATAAAGCTGAAACAACTAATAATTTAGCCAATTAACTCCTTTTTTAAAGCGTTTTTTTCTCAATCACAAGTTCCAAAACAAGCCCTACTTGTGCTTATAAGGtcttaacgtgtgtgtgtgtgtgtgtgtgtgtgtgtcgctcacAGGACCATCCACGGCCTCATCTACAACGCTCTGAAGCTTTTCATGGAGATGAACCAGAAGCTCTTTGACGACTGCACACAGCAGTTCAGGGCCGAGAAAAACAAGTAGGACTCTCCTCCCACTCGGTCTGACTTTCACGACGATGTCTGAGTGACGCATAATTGGAGTCGGCCTTAACAAAGTGGTTGAAATGAGCGTCTGGTTTCACGTCTAACGGTGGAGTGGAACAGATCAGTGACGTGCCGTTTGGTTGCTCAACAGAGAGAAGGCAAAGTCAAAAGAACGTGAAGAGGCGTGGGTCAAGATCGAGAACCTCGCCAAGTCAAATCCACAGGTGAGCAGTGTTTGCAATCATCTctccttcgtgtgtgtgtgtgtgtgtgttaagccaGTCTTGCTGAATTGTAGTTTTCTTTCCATCTGATCTCATTAGATCTGCGATGTGTAACGTCTGTCcagatctcccccccccccccccaataaataGGGCGAGACGTTTCACTCCAAATTCAGTCGGAATAACTCCTGTTTACATCATCCATTTTGGTTTAGGATGTGTAGTTTAGGCTGTAGTGCCAGTTGGACACTATGTTTATTAGATTAAAGGGAGCGGGCAGCTAAGATTCCGTAGTCTGTGCCGGGTCTGACCCTCCTAACGGCCACCACAGATCCAACGGCCTCAAGTCAAGCCAACTGTTCACCGAAGGTCCTTCGTACGTGCGCTCTCCTCTCGGCAGAACGGCCGTCTGGGAAAAACCAACCACGAGTCTCCGTCTTGTTTCGGCCTCGTCGGGTTTAATCCAATAAGTATACACGCAGACCCTGTAGTTTCAGGATGTGGTAAACCGCTCTACTTCTTTTGTCTTAAGTTTGATAATAATCTCACAACAACAATCTCTTGAGGAACAAGAAGTATAGCAAGGCGGGACTTGCCGCTGCTAGCTGGTTAGCACGCGCCTTTCAACAGATAGATCAACATGTAGTCCAGATGTTGGGCCAGATGTTACACCCTTTTTTTAAGGACTCTTATTATTCACATTGTGAATTGGTTGTTCATAGTTTCCAGCATTCCTGTTGAAGATGGAAAGAGCTTGGTGGGATTGTGCTTCGTTGTGGTGAATGCTTGAATCAGACGGCTCTAAAACGCTCTCTGAAGGAACGTTTGAATCAAAGAGCGACTATTCAGAAATCTCCGACTGTATTTAGTATTCTACTGAAGTGCAATTTTACTCCAGTGTCGGGCATTTAGGGAATAGATTGACATTTTTGGATTTTGCACTTATTGTCTTGTTAACaatctttgtgctaagctacaGACATGTGCAGTATTTTCTCCTTCTCTGACTGGGCTTTGAAGTGAGTAAGCATTATTCACAAAAtgttaaactatttatttaaatctGCAACAAAATACAGTTTTGAATCCAAAGTACTCATTGCGACATTAATCTTCCACAAAATATTTAGTACGCAGTCAGCAACGGATGATCTTAACATTGTTTGACAGTTGCATTCTCATAATCGCCACTTCAAGCCCAATAAATCACAAGTAAAAATGTGCCGATTAATACTAGATATCATATTTGCACATTTGAATCCACTCAGAGCTTCTTGATTCACTCTTCTTTGCATGCAACATAAAGTATTTTCTCcatcctttttgtgtttttcttttcaacatAGTTCTTTATGTATGTTGATTCCTCTGACCTCAATAGTCCTGTAGCAATGGAGACGGATGTCCCTTTGATAGAAGATGTTCAGAGGTTAAAAAAGACAGTTGAGGCGGGCGCAACTCAGGTAAACCTGAATTTCTGTCTATTTCTTTGTTCTCATAATCCCTCCTATATTAGTAGGTCTGTTTGCTACCAAAGCTTGCAACCACTACACGCTCTTTAGAATGTATTATAATTATACACTTGCTATATAAATTATAGtcttcatttgtgttttttgttcaatTTTATAAAATCAACCTACTTCTATAAAATGTGGAAACAAATCCGATCACGCGGTGAAAACTGGAGTCAAGGGCTTTCTTTTTCTAGTCCATGATgaaagttgtgtttttaaaatcataGTCCCATCATGGCTGTCTCAGTGCGCCGTGTTTTAACTTGGTTATCTAGGTGCTCCTCCGTAAATTAGAGCCGCCATGCTTCATCTCGGCGCCGTGACCGGAACAAGAACGTGTCGACGGGAGGTGACGATGTGACACGTTGtaactcctccccctttccgCTCCATTCGACAGTTGCAGCATGACCAGCGGAAAGAGCGGCATATGGTGCGACGCAAATCTGAGTTGCCTCAGGATATCTACACCACAAAAGCCTTGGAGTCCCACCGCAGAGCTGAAGACATGTTGACCACCAATGATGGACTCtaggtccccccccctcaccccctcccctcccctcctgccgACTCTCTGTTCAACCGGCCGCCCTTTGCCCCTCCACAGCCATGGACATCCTCCTCGCCCTGCAGGCGCCAGAGTTACACCTTTTTTGATGTTGGGAtatccccgcctccctcccactcccagTTCACCCAGGAGTCTCCGTTGTCCACCATTCCTGCTTCCCCAGTGCGGAAGCCGTatgtctcctccccctcagatttctgctttctcaggtttttttctgtgtttggagaGGTGTGGGGAACCGCGTCGTGTTTCTTTTTCGTCCTGGTCACGTTGATTCTGTTGCCCGGTTTATATTTTCACCCCCATAGGTTCCCCTTGGACTTGCTTTCTCcttccatcccccccccccgttgcatTCGCTGTAAATGTGGAACCTGGGAGTACAGATGCAGAACAGCTGGTTCCTTCATTCCCAACGCGATGGCTTGGACGTGCAGCCATAGGAGGTGTGTGACTTTCTAAGGATTGTCTTTTggtctcttttcttttccatcaaATGGGACAAAATCAGAACCGGTCAgatggaagacaaaaaaaatgacaagaatTTCTTTTAATTGTTTGCTTAATCTAACAGATCTCTTGTCCGTGCCAAGATTGTTGTGTTCCataggttttcttttttgtttctttggtcTGTCGACTTCAACAGGGAcacttgccttttttttttttttttcttttggtcgTCAGTGTTTGAAAGTTTTTTAGGGGTTATTAAAGTTTAGCACACCAGACCAACCTGAGACTTGTCCTTAGCCTTGCAATGTCCAGGAAAGGTGGCAAGGAAAGCGGAAGCTGTCCTGTGGACATCAGacactttccctttttttttttttttgtgccataTGCAACTCTTTTATATGCTTGCTCTCCTTAAGTTTCATTGGCAATATTTGAAAACCAGACCACAGTGATGACTGGACAGTTTAAACAATGGTACTTGCTGTTCATAATGAGGAAACCGAGTGAAAGCTGTTAGTGTCTGCTACCTTTGTTACCGTAGCAACTATCCAGGGTTTAAATAAAGCAAGGGGGCCCTCTGTTGCACACACCGCCTGCATACTGAtgaggagagtgtgtgtctgagataTTCAAGGtgagtggtgtttttttttaaaattatatatatatatatttactgtaaAATTATCTTTTATCTGTGTAAAGGAAGTATATTGacagattatttttttgttgttgaatggGAGTGGACGAATAGATCGATAACATCTCGACACctaaaatctcactttttttttttttttttccctagcAGCTCttaagtcatttatttttcttttcaaagagcAGCGAGGTGTTACGAGTGTATGATATAAAATTGTAATGTCCTCTAATTAAAGAttaatttattaaatttaagcGCTGGTAATCTCAGTAGTTATTAACATACTGACATTAAAtgtttaatacaaaaatatgaaagctATCGAAGATTAATTCCTTGACGTTCGAAGGTGTGGCATGTTTGTCGTGCCACTATTCCTAATTTTAGTTAGTTAGTCTTGTCGAGTGGCGACCTTTTTCAGGGAGGACTGTTAAAAGTTGGGAAAACATCTTCTACCATTGTTTAAACTGGGGAGGTCTGCCAGAGTTCTTCATATTTGATGTGTTGTGTTCCTCCGTCTCGTCTCTGGAGGTTAAGTCGCGTTGGATGtcaggttttattttgttctcgTTTTGTCCTGATCGTTCAGGACGTCCGACCCCCGAGACAGACTGGTATCAAACGGCCACTAAAATGCCAGAAGCTGATAATAAACTGACATTGTGACTTGGCTTGTGAAACTGTATTAATACTGTATTTGCTTGAATGCAAAAAGATGTAAATTAAAAACTACCATGTTAAACATGTACCTTTTACCCTGGAGGAATGCCATTCACCAAACTGATTTCGGTTGTCCAGTTCATTGCGTTCATAAAACAGTCCGGCTTGCCGGGAGAGATGTTTTATAGATTTTATTAGTTCGAGTCAAGAGATGTTTGAGGTTTTATTTTAGTGATGAAAACACAAGTTGTCCGTGATAACGAGATGATTTAAGGATCATTCGGTGGCTTGTTCTCTTTCTGCAGGATCTTAGCAGATCTTTTAATTTCACATATTTCCAAAACATGACAACTTAAAGTGTCCTTTTTGTATGTGACCTGTACTATGATTCATTTAATATTGTATATATGATTTATCTTGTTTCATGTAGTGTTATATATCTAGATTAATTTTGTACAAATTGTCCCTCTGTACAGAATAAAACATCAATAGCAAGTGAAAAAAGTCAATCTGGCACATAGTCTTATTTTTCCTGTTCTGCATGTGATGTTTCATTGTCACTATGAGTTAGAAAATGTTCTTATTTTTACTATGAAAATCTTCCCTCTATATAACTGGCGTATGTTCATGCCCCTTGTGTGCTCCTATCACTGTCTTTAGTGGTGTTCAAATATATAGGATAAATAAAGAgattatttgaatatatattttcaaaca belongs to Gasterosteus aculeatus chromosome 15, fGasAcu3.hap1.1, whole genome shotgun sequence and includes:
- the ppp2r5ca gene encoding serine/threonine-protein phosphatase 2A 56 kDa regulatory subunit gamma isoform isoform X1, with the translated sequence MLTCNKSGDRMVVDAPNSNGPFQPVALMHFRDVAPAEQEKLFIQKLRQCCVLFDFLSDPLSDLKWKEVKRAALSEMVEYITHNRNVITEPIYPEMVHMFAVNMFRTLPPSSNPTGAEFDPEEDEPTLEAAWPHLQLVYEFFLRFLESPDFQPNIAKKYIDQKFVMQLLDLFDSEDPRERDFLKTTLHRIYGKFLGLRAYIRKQINNIFYRFIYETEHHNGIAELLEILGSIINGFALPLKEEHKIFLLKVLLPLHKVKSLSVYHPQLAYCVVQFLEKDSTLTEPVVMALLKYWPKTHSPKEVMFLNELEEILDVIEPSEFVKVQEPLFRQLAKCVSSPHFQVAERALYYWNNEYIMSLISDNAAKILPIMFPALYRNSKTHWNKTIHGLIYNALKLFMEMNQKLFDDCTQQFRAEKNKEKAKSKEREEAWVKIENLAKSNPQLQHDQRKERHMVRRKSELPQDIYTTKALESHRRAEDMLTTNDGL
- the ppp2r5ca gene encoding serine/threonine-protein phosphatase 2A 56 kDa regulatory subunit gamma isoform isoform X2, which codes for MLTCNKSGDRMVVDAPNSNGPFQPVALMHFRDVAPAEQEKLFIQKLRQCCVLFDFLSDPLSDLKWKEVKRAALSEMVEYITHNRNVITEPIYPEMVHMFAVNMFRTLPPSSNPTGAEFDPEEDEPTLEAAWPHLQLVYEFFLRFLESPDFQPNIAKKYIDQKFVMQLLDLFDSEDPRERDFLKTTLHRIYGKFLGLRAYIRKQINNIFYRFIYETEHHNGIAELLEILGSIINGFALPLKEEHKIFLLKVLLPLHKVKSLSVYHPQLAYCVVQFLEKDSTLTEPVVMALLKYWPKTHSPKEVMFLNELEEILDVIEPSEFVKVQEPLFRQLAKCVSSPHFQVAERALYYWNNEYIMSLISDNAAKILPIMFPALYRNSKTHWNKTIHGLIYNALKLFMEMNQKLFDDCTQQFRAEKNKEKAKSKEREEAWVKIENLAKSNPQSCSNGDGCPFDRRCSEVKKDS
- the ppp2r5ca gene encoding serine/threonine-protein phosphatase 2A 56 kDa regulatory subunit gamma isoform isoform X3; translation: MLTCNKSGDRMVVDAPNSNGPFQPVALMHFRDVAPAEQEKLFIQKLRQCCVLFDFLSDPLSDLKWKEVKRAALSEMVEYITHNRNVITEPIYPEMVHMFAVNMFRTLPPSSNPTGAEFDPEEDEPTLEAAWPHLQLVYEFFLRFLESPDFQPNIAKKYIDQKFVMQLLDLFDSEDPRERDFLKTTLHRIYGKFLGLRAYIRKQINNIFYRFIYETEHHNGIAELLEILGSIINGFALPLKEEHKIFLLKVLLPLHKVKSLSVYHPQLAYCVVQFLEKDSTLTEPVVMALLKYWPKTHSPKEVMFLNELEEILDVIEPSEFVKVQEPLFRQLAKCVSSPHFQVAERALYYWNNEYIMSLISDNAAKILPIMFPALYRNSKTHWNKTIHGLIYNALKLFMEMNQKLFDDCTQQFRAEKNKEKAKSKEREEAWVKIENLAKSNPQFFMYVDSSDLNSPVAMETDVPLIEDVQRLKKTVEAGATQLQHDQRKERHMVRRKSELPQDIYTTKALESHRRAEDMLTTNDGL